From Flavobacterium lipolyticum, one genomic window encodes:
- a CDS encoding beta-galactosidase: protein MFNHNRSLTKIVATALLIAGCNTTTVYSQSKKTAATEKRDPQRFFSKPDLMQIGVYYYPEQWPREQWERDLKNIKKLGFEFTHFAEFAWTYMEPEEGKYDFKWLDDALAIAEKEGLKVILCTPTPTPPAWMGEKYPEIYLVDASGRRREHGNRANQSVSNEKYRAFVEKIVTELGKRYGKNKNIMGWQVDNEPGAPDDFSPSAQKGFQKWLKAKYGTIEKLNAEWLGSFWSIRYNNFEQIAIPNAEIYFEDKLSPHAILDFKRFTADSQAEYLNLQAETLRKYVDPKQWITTNYTNVVYGADPRRTDKMDFATYTMYPVSGRNQLGGQNFRMGHPNKISEANDYYRSINGVTGVMEMQPGQVNWASINPQLLPGTVHMWISQAFGGGCSFTCTYRYRHPLGSSEMYHDGIVGTDGVTLTTGGKEFVQSIEDMKLLRKEYNPKAVLPADLAKRKTGFLWSHENLWDLENQKQTEFWSTWRHRNTYTSAVKSTGAPMDFITEEDDFSAYPFIVAPAYQLIDQKLVDKWTKYVENGGNLILSCRTGQKDKNGHFFEAKWSGPIVPLIGADVDFFDMLVADVNGTISSGNNTYKWNTWADVLSPKPGTEVLATYADQFYKGKAAAITRKQGKGTVTYIGAESKDGDLERQVVRSVYERSKVTIEDLPKGVYLEWRDGFYTGVNYTNEPIQLAIPEGSKILVGQNPLQPAQAIIWK, encoded by the coding sequence ATGTTCAACCACAACAGATCACTTACCAAAATAGTTGCAACGGCTTTGCTTATTGCGGGCTGTAATACAACGACCGTTTATTCTCAAAGTAAAAAAACGGCAGCGACAGAAAAGAGAGACCCACAGCGTTTTTTCTCAAAACCAGATTTGATGCAGATCGGTGTTTATTATTATCCGGAGCAATGGCCAAGGGAGCAATGGGAACGCGATTTAAAAAACATCAAAAAACTGGGATTTGAGTTTACACATTTTGCCGAATTTGCCTGGACGTATATGGAACCGGAAGAAGGCAAGTATGACTTTAAATGGCTCGATGACGCTTTGGCAATTGCCGAAAAAGAAGGTTTAAAAGTGATTCTTTGCACACCAACACCAACTCCGCCGGCATGGATGGGGGAAAAGTACCCTGAAATTTATCTCGTAGATGCAAGCGGACGTCGCAGAGAGCATGGAAACAGAGCCAATCAATCGGTTTCAAATGAAAAATACAGAGCATTTGTCGAAAAGATAGTGACTGAACTTGGAAAAAGATACGGGAAGAATAAAAATATTATGGGCTGGCAAGTGGATAACGAGCCGGGAGCTCCGGATGATTTTAGTCCATCTGCACAAAAAGGATTTCAAAAATGGTTAAAGGCAAAATACGGTACAATCGAAAAATTGAATGCCGAGTGGCTGGGCAGTTTTTGGAGTATTCGCTATAACAACTTCGAACAGATTGCCATTCCAAATGCTGAGATTTATTTTGAAGACAAATTGAGCCCGCATGCCATATTGGATTTCAAAAGATTCACGGCAGATTCACAAGCCGAATATTTGAATTTACAAGCAGAAACACTTCGAAAATATGTTGATCCAAAACAATGGATTACGACCAATTATACGAATGTAGTTTATGGTGCAGACCCAAGAAGAACCGATAAGATGGATTTTGCCACCTACACTATGTATCCGGTGAGCGGGAGAAATCAATTAGGTGGTCAGAATTTTAGAATGGGACATCCGAATAAAATATCAGAAGCCAATGATTATTACAGATCGATCAATGGGGTGACTGGGGTTATGGAAATGCAGCCGGGACAAGTGAACTGGGCGAGTATTAATCCACAATTACTTCCGGGAACTGTTCATATGTGGATCTCACAAGCTTTTGGAGGAGGCTGTTCTTTCACCTGCACCTATCGATACAGACATCCACTGGGGAGCAGTGAAATGTACCATGACGGAATTGTAGGTACCGATGGTGTAACCTTGACTACAGGAGGAAAAGAGTTTGTACAGTCGATCGAAGATATGAAACTGCTTCGAAAAGAGTACAATCCGAAAGCGGTACTTCCGGCTGATCTTGCCAAAAGAAAAACAGGATTTTTATGGAGTCATGAGAATCTGTGGGATTTGGAAAACCAAAAACAAACGGAGTTCTGGAGTACGTGGAGACATCGAAATACCTATACTTCAGCAGTAAAATCGACTGGAGCACCAATGGATTTTATTACAGAAGAAGATGATTTTTCTGCTTATCCGTTTATCGTGGCACCGGCTTATCAGCTGATCGATCAGAAATTGGTTGACAAATGGACGAAATATGTAGAAAATGGTGGTAACCTGATTTTGTCCTGCCGTACCGGTCAGAAAGATAAAAACGGACATTTCTTTGAGGCTAAATGGAGTGGACCAATCGTTCCGTTAATTGGTGCTGATGTAGATTTTTTTGATATGCTTGTAGCAGATGTAAATGGAACCATAAGTTCTGGAAACAATACCTATAAATGGAATACCTGGGCAGATGTTTTAAGTCCGAAACCGGGAACAGAAGTTTTAGCAACGTATGCCGATCAGTTTTATAAGGGAAAAGCGGCAGCAATTACCAGAAAACAAGGAAAAGGAACGGTTACTTATATAGGAGCAGAAAGTAAAGACGGTGACTTGGAAAGACAAGTAGTGAGATCGGTTTACGAACGTTCTAAAGTTACTATCGAAGATTTGCCAAAAGGTGTATATTTAGAATGGAGAGACGGGTTTTATACAGGAGTAAATTATACCAATGAGCCTATACAGTTAGCAATTCCTGAGGGAAGCAAAATTTTGGTAGGACAAAATCCTTTACAACCGGCTCAGGCGATTATTTGGAAATAA
- a CDS encoding aminotransferase class III-fold pyridoxal phosphate-dependent enzyme: MIFSEATIQDLVKEHYGLNVTVKALNGYDELNFLLSNEKNEKYILKVSNESHPFPFLEAQINIIQHLKKSPVSNCFQHFSINKHGEELTKIVGNSQTYYIRILNFLEGVFWVDEKAKTKELQYDLGSFLGKMDHALQDFSHPAMHRNYTWDISRASEAADNLKYILNHEKRRIAGYFLLQFDTEVLPQLHRLRHAYVHNDANDYNVLVQDNRVSGLIDFGDMVYTALINNLAIACTYAMLDEENPVAVAALIVEGYHKSYALTEQELDVLYYLIAGRLCISVTQSAYNASLDSNNEHHFITEKPAWNLLFKLIQINPIKAQDAFRKACGFEGVITGDDYSDLLEVRKKKIGRNLSIGYQDKLKIVKGALQYLYDDKGRTFVDCVNNPSHVGHCHPVVVRRMQKQIATLNTNTRYLNDAITAYAEKLTATLPSKLSVCYFVNSGSEANDLAIRMSRHFTKQKDIIVLDHAYHGTSTVAMEMSPYKFDSKGGFGQMPWIHKAINPDLYRGPYKYGDTNAGEKYAADVQRIIEDLKEEDKAPAVFICETLLGVGGQIPLPENYLKTAYDYVRAAGGVCIADEVQVGFGRIGDHFWGFELQNVVPDIVVLGKPIGNGHPLAAVIVTEEIADAFSNGMEYFNTFGGNPVSMTTGLAVLDVIQEEEMQQHALETGNHLMDGLRKLMAKYPIISDVRGHGLFIGAEMVKDRSTMEPAVSEIDFVVEKMKAHGYLLSTDGPLHNVLKIKPPMTFSKQNADEMVRLLDIALSEL; this comes from the coding sequence ATGATTTTTTCAGAAGCAACTATTCAGGATTTAGTAAAAGAACATTACGGATTAAATGTTACCGTAAAAGCATTAAATGGATATGATGAACTGAACTTTCTTTTATCGAATGAGAAGAATGAAAAGTACATTCTAAAAGTATCAAACGAAAGTCACCCTTTTCCTTTTTTAGAAGCGCAGATCAATATCATTCAGCATCTAAAAAAGAGCCCTGTTTCAAATTGTTTTCAGCATTTTAGTATCAATAAACATGGAGAAGAACTGACTAAAATTGTTGGTAATTCTCAAACCTACTATATCAGAATACTGAACTTTTTGGAAGGTGTTTTTTGGGTGGATGAAAAAGCTAAAACAAAAGAATTACAATATGATCTGGGAAGCTTTTTAGGAAAGATGGATCATGCTCTGCAAGATTTCTCACATCCTGCCATGCACCGCAATTATACTTGGGACATCAGTCGTGCGAGTGAAGCAGCGGACAATTTAAAATACATTCTAAATCACGAAAAAAGACGTATTGCCGGCTATTTCCTGTTGCAGTTTGATACCGAAGTTTTACCTCAATTGCATCGCTTGCGTCATGCTTATGTGCATAACGATGCCAATGATTATAATGTATTGGTACAGGACAATCGTGTCAGCGGTTTAATCGATTTTGGTGATATGGTGTATACTGCTTTAATCAACAATTTAGCGATAGCCTGTACGTATGCCATGCTGGATGAAGAAAATCCGGTGGCCGTTGCAGCATTAATCGTTGAAGGATACCATAAATCGTATGCTTTAACCGAGCAAGAATTGGATGTATTGTATTATCTGATTGCCGGAAGACTTTGTATCAGTGTAACACAATCCGCTTACAATGCTTCATTAGACAGCAACAACGAACATCATTTTATTACCGAAAAACCGGCGTGGAATTTATTGTTTAAACTGATTCAGATTAATCCAATCAAAGCGCAGGATGCTTTTAGAAAAGCCTGTGGTTTTGAAGGAGTAATTACTGGGGATGATTACAGTGATTTATTGGAAGTTCGAAAAAAGAAAATAGGACGTAATTTAAGCATTGGTTATCAGGACAAATTGAAAATTGTGAAGGGTGCTTTGCAATATTTGTATGATGATAAAGGACGAACCTTTGTAGATTGTGTCAATAATCCTTCGCATGTGGGACATTGTCATCCGGTCGTGGTTCGAAGAATGCAGAAACAGATTGCCACTTTAAATACGAATACCCGCTATTTAAATGATGCGATTACGGCCTATGCCGAGAAACTGACAGCAACATTACCTTCAAAACTGAGTGTTTGTTACTTTGTGAACTCGGGTAGTGAGGCCAATGATCTGGCGATTCGAATGAGCCGTCATTTTACCAAACAAAAAGATATTATTGTATTGGATCATGCTTATCACGGAACTTCTACCGTTGCGATGGAAATGAGTCCGTATAAATTTGACAGTAAAGGTGGATTTGGCCAAATGCCTTGGATACACAAGGCGATTAATCCTGATTTGTATCGCGGCCCTTATAAATATGGTGATACCAATGCGGGAGAAAAATATGCTGCCGATGTACAAAGAATTATAGAGGACTTGAAAGAAGAGGATAAAGCTCCTGCGGTATTCATCTGTGAAACTTTATTGGGAGTAGGAGGTCAGATTCCGCTACCGGAAAATTATTTAAAAACAGCGTATGATTATGTCAGAGCCGCCGGTGGGGTTTGTATTGCCGACGAAGTTCAGGTTGGATTTGGACGAATCGGAGACCACTTTTGGGGCTTCGAATTACAAAATGTAGTTCCGGATATCGTGGTATTAGGAAAACCAATTGGTAACGGACACCCTCTTGCTGCGGTGATTGTAACAGAAGAAATTGCGGATGCCTTTAGTAACGGAATGGAGTATTTTAACACCTTTGGCGGTAATCCCGTATCGATGACTACAGGATTGGCTGTATTGGATGTGATTCAGGAGGAAGAAATGCAGCAGCATGCTCTGGAAACGGGTAATCATTTAATGGATGGTCTTAGAAAGTTAATGGCGAAGTATCCAATTATTAGTGATGTTCGCGGACATGGTCTGTTTATTGGTGCCGAAATGGTAAAAGACAGATCAACCATGGAACCTGCTGTTTCTGAAATAGATTTTGTAGTAGAAAAAATGAAAGCCCATGGCTATTTATTGAGCACAGACGGTCCTTTGCACAATGTTTTGAAAATAAAACCTCCTATGACATTCAGCAAACAAAACGCTGATGAAATGGTGCGATTATTAGATATTGCTTTGAGCGAATTGTAG
- a CDS encoding FAD-binding and (Fe-S)-binding domain-containing protein produces the protein MNNNNVFSDSSVPLEQLEKQLEGKLFYDHTMRLLYATDASAYKEMPLAVAIPKTKEDIQKIIAFAREYKSSVIPRAAGTSLAGQVVGNGIIVDISQEFTKIISVDEVAKTAWVEPGVIRDELNLHLKPYKLFFGPETSTSNRCMIGGMVGNNACGARSVIYGSTREHLLEIKGFLADGHEVTFGSLTNAEFEDKCNGINVVSPLEQAIYVQVKEILSSASNQILFEDHFPKKSIPRRNTGYALDLLADTMPFKDTEEQFNFCKLIAGSEGTLFFSTAIKLNLVDALKPYSALVCIHFESINESLKANIEALKFQPDSVELIDHYILECTKENIEQSKNRFFVKGDPQAILAVEFLRDSPEEIDTIAKEMEALLRSKNLGYHFPIVYGEDTNKVWALRKAGLGLLSNIPGDAKAVAVIEDTAVDVNDLPDFIEDFNAILKKRNLNCVHYAHAATGELHLRPIIDLKTEEGTVLFRTIATDIAHLVKKYKGSLSGEHGDGRLRGEFIPLMLGEEIYQLFVQIKEVWDPWGIFNPGKIVNTPPMDTNLRYTAGQDTPMPETYFDFSEHNGILRAAEMCNGSGDCRKTEKGGGTMCPSYMATRDEKHTTRARANMLRETITNSAKANKFDDDNLVAVLDLCLSCKGCKSECPSNVDMAKLKAETLQHYHDKNGVKFRSRLIGNTPKINSWFAAIPWMYNLSTKGVLGNVVKKTTGFATERKLPLMHKITFAKWMKTYRQKGDFGNGKVYLYNDEFLNYYDVEIGQTAVQLLNRLGYQVEIPKIGISGRTYLSKGMLKEARKIAEKNIKDFEQEIPQDGILIGIEPSAILTFRDEYPDLCRGELKVKAKKTAAKAFLIEEFLAKELEEGRISSSNFTDRQERIRMHGHCFQKALSSLVPLKKILALPENYTVLNIPSGCCGMAGSFGYEKEHYELSMQIGELVLFPTIRSEEEATLISASGTSCRHQIADGTGRKAQHPVEILYKALK, from the coding sequence ATGAATAACAATAATGTCTTTTCCGATAGTTCTGTTCCTTTAGAACAGTTGGAAAAACAATTAGAAGGTAAATTATTCTACGATCATACCATGCGCTTGCTTTATGCCACTGATGCGAGTGCCTATAAAGAAATGCCGCTCGCAGTTGCCATTCCAAAAACAAAAGAAGATATTCAGAAGATCATTGCTTTTGCGAGAGAGTATAAAAGCAGTGTAATTCCGCGCGCTGCCGGAACATCATTGGCGGGACAGGTTGTGGGGAACGGAATCATAGTAGATATTTCACAGGAGTTTACCAAAATTATATCGGTCGATGAAGTCGCTAAAACGGCATGGGTTGAGCCCGGAGTTATACGTGATGAACTGAACCTCCATTTGAAACCTTATAAGTTGTTTTTCGGACCTGAAACTTCGACCAGCAATCGCTGTATGATTGGCGGAATGGTAGGCAACAATGCCTGCGGTGCGAGATCGGTTATTTATGGATCAACCCGCGAACACTTGCTTGAAATCAAAGGCTTTTTGGCCGATGGTCACGAAGTCACATTTGGCTCGTTAACCAATGCTGAATTTGAAGATAAGTGCAACGGAATTAACGTCGTAAGTCCATTGGAACAGGCCATTTATGTTCAGGTCAAAGAAATACTATCGTCAGCATCAAACCAAATTTTGTTTGAAGATCATTTTCCTAAAAAATCAATTCCCAGAAGAAATACTGGTTATGCTTTAGATTTACTGGCCGATACAATGCCTTTTAAAGATACAGAAGAGCAATTCAACTTCTGTAAATTAATAGCAGGATCAGAAGGAACTTTGTTCTTTTCGACTGCTATCAAATTAAATTTGGTCGACGCGTTAAAACCTTATTCTGCATTGGTGTGCATTCATTTTGAAAGTATTAATGAATCACTTAAAGCCAATATTGAGGCTTTAAAATTTCAACCGGACAGTGTGGAGTTAATCGATCACTATATTCTGGAATGTACAAAAGAAAATATTGAACAAAGTAAGAATCGTTTTTTTGTAAAAGGCGATCCTCAGGCGATTTTAGCCGTTGAATTTTTAAGAGATTCTCCTGAAGAAATTGACACCATTGCCAAAGAAATGGAAGCTTTGCTGCGTTCTAAAAATTTAGGGTATCATTTCCCAATTGTTTATGGTGAAGATACCAATAAAGTCTGGGCTTTGCGCAAAGCTGGATTGGGCTTGCTGTCTAATATTCCCGGTGATGCCAAAGCGGTTGCCGTAATTGAAGATACAGCGGTAGATGTAAACGATTTACCCGATTTTATCGAAGATTTTAATGCTATTCTAAAAAAACGAAATCTAAACTGTGTACACTATGCGCATGCGGCAACAGGAGAATTGCATCTTCGTCCTATTATTGATTTAAAAACCGAAGAAGGGACGGTGCTTTTTAGAACTATTGCGACAGACATTGCGCATTTGGTTAAAAAATACAAAGGCTCTTTAAGCGGTGAACATGGAGATGGAAGGCTTAGAGGGGAATTTATTCCGCTGATGTTAGGAGAGGAAATCTATCAATTGTTTGTTCAGATTAAGGAAGTTTGGGACCCGTGGGGTATTTTCAATCCCGGCAAAATTGTGAACACACCACCGATGGATACAAACTTAAGGTATACTGCCGGACAGGATACCCCGATGCCGGAAACTTATTTTGATTTTTCGGAACACAATGGAATTTTGCGTGCTGCCGAGATGTGTAACGGATCCGGAGATTGCCGAAAAACCGAAAAAGGTGGCGGTACCATGTGTCCGAGTTATATGGCCACACGTGATGAGAAACATACCACACGCGCCAGAGCAAACATGCTGAGAGAGACGATAACCAATTCTGCCAAAGCTAATAAATTTGACGATGACAATCTTGTTGCCGTATTGGATTTGTGTTTGAGCTGTAAAGGCTGTAAATCAGAATGTCCTTCGAATGTGGATATGGCCAAATTAAAAGCTGAAACTTTACAACACTATCACGATAAAAATGGAGTGAAATTTCGTTCCAGACTTATCGGAAATACTCCTAAAATAAACAGCTGGTTTGCTGCGATTCCTTGGATGTATAATTTATCTACAAAAGGGGTTTTGGGGAATGTGGTTAAAAAAACAACAGGATTTGCTACAGAACGAAAATTGCCCTTGATGCATAAAATTACTTTCGCTAAGTGGATGAAAACGTATCGTCAAAAGGGTGATTTTGGTAACGGGAAGGTATATCTGTACAATGATGAATTTTTAAATTATTATGATGTCGAAATAGGGCAGACCGCGGTACAATTACTGAATCGTTTGGGGTATCAGGTCGAAATTCCAAAAATAGGGATTAGCGGCAGGACGTACCTTTCAAAAGGAATGCTAAAAGAAGCGCGTAAAATTGCAGAAAAAAATATTAAGGATTTTGAGCAGGAGATTCCACAGGATGGTATTTTGATCGGAATTGAACCCTCGGCGATCTTAACTTTTCGGGACGAATATCCCGATTTATGCCGAGGAGAATTAAAAGTGAAAGCAAAAAAAACTGCTGCAAAAGCTTTTCTGATCGAGGAATTTTTGGCAAAAGAGCTAGAGGAAGGCAGAATTTCTTCAAGTAATTTTACCGACAGGCAGGAACGTATACGCATGCACGGACATTGTTTTCAAAAAGCCTTATCGTCATTGGTGCCTCTTAAAAAAATACTGGCTTTGCCTGAAAATTATACCGTTTTGAACATTCCGAGTGGTTGCTGTGGTATGGCTGGGTCTTTTGGCTATGAAAAAGAACATTATGAGTTGTCGATGCAAATTGGCGAGTTGGTTTTGTTTCCAACCATTCGTTCTGAAGAAGAAGCCACTTTAATCTCTGCCTCAGGCACTAGCTGCAGGCATCAGATTGCTGATGGTACGGGTAGAAAAGCACAACATCCGGTTGAGATCTTGTACAAAGCGTTAAAATAG
- a CDS encoding TolC family protein, with protein sequence MKKSLNQYKAVTDQNYKFKLFSLLLVTGILLFTACSAPKVNDNLAAKALPKNFDVTSKKATDSGTTFVPLQTATYFKDQKLEQLLDKAMAQNPDYLIMEQRILIANSHLKAAKLALLPSLDFQADASGTRYGKYTMEGVGNFDTNLSQNISDKQRIATATTPNFFLGGKVSWEADIWGKLSNRKKAARDRYFASQQGMRLLKTKLLGDIAELYYELVALDKQALIYKRNLDTQQQALHIVSAQRSVGKATELAVQQFNAQNNNILAEAEQLNLKINQAEKALLTLLGEYGGKIERNTDFSSGYLKVLNQKISVDSIIHKRPDVSEAYFELRATNADAKAARAAFFPTLNLGGYVGMNSFSLTTFFDSGSFAWQLLGGITAPIFNKGQIKQEFFTANRRQEISFLHYQNTITTAYNELSALLHRTEAFENVLKYKSKEIEHLEIAVNVSNDLYLSGYANYLEIINAQKNKLQAELDFVDIQLKNANAQILLYKALGGGM encoded by the coding sequence ATGAAAAAATCACTAAATCAATATAAAGCAGTTACTGATCAAAACTATAAGTTTAAGTTGTTTTCACTCTTATTGGTAACCGGAATTCTGTTATTCACAGCTTGTTCTGCTCCAAAAGTTAATGATAATCTCGCTGCTAAAGCACTGCCCAAAAATTTCGATGTTACTTCAAAAAAAGCTACTGACAGCGGAACAACTTTTGTTCCGCTGCAAACAGCCACTTATTTTAAGGATCAAAAATTAGAACAATTATTAGACAAAGCGATGGCTCAGAATCCGGATTATTTAATCATGGAACAGCGTATCTTAATAGCCAACTCGCATCTGAAAGCAGCTAAACTGGCTTTATTGCCTTCATTGGATTTTCAGGCCGATGCTTCAGGAACCCGTTATGGCAAATATACTATGGAGGGTGTTGGAAACTTTGATACTAATTTGTCTCAAAACATATCCGACAAACAACGAATTGCAACGGCTACTACTCCTAACTTTTTCCTGGGAGGAAAAGTATCCTGGGAAGCTGATATATGGGGAAAACTAAGCAATAGGAAGAAAGCGGCACGTGACCGATATTTTGCCTCTCAACAAGGAATGCGATTGCTGAAGACTAAATTGTTAGGCGATATTGCAGAACTGTACTACGAATTAGTAGCCTTAGACAAACAAGCACTAATCTACAAACGAAACCTTGATACACAGCAGCAGGCACTGCATATCGTTTCGGCACAGCGATCTGTTGGAAAAGCAACAGAACTTGCCGTACAGCAATTCAATGCGCAAAACAACAATATATTGGCTGAGGCAGAACAATTAAATCTTAAAATCAATCAGGCAGAAAAGGCACTACTTACGCTGCTTGGAGAATACGGCGGAAAAATCGAAAGAAACACTGATTTTTCGTCGGGTTATCTTAAAGTCTTAAATCAAAAAATAAGTGTAGACTCTATCATACACAAAAGACCCGATGTATCAGAAGCTTACTTTGAATTGAGGGCTACAAATGCAGATGCTAAAGCGGCTCGTGCAGCCTTCTTTCCCACTCTAAATTTAGGTGGATACGTAGGAATGAACTCTTTTTCTTTGACTACTTTTTTTGACAGCGGTTCGTTTGCCTGGCAACTATTAGGCGGAATCACTGCTCCGATTTTCAATAAAGGACAAATCAAACAGGAATTTTTTACTGCCAACCGAAGACAGGAAATTTCTTTTCTACACTATCAAAACACCATTACAACCGCTTATAATGAACTAAGTGCTTTACTGCACCGAACTGAAGCTTTTGAAAATGTGCTGAAATATAAATCTAAAGAGATTGAGCATCTTGAAATTGCTGTAAATGTTTCCAATGATTTGTATCTGAGTGGTTACGCCAATTACCTTGAAATCATCAATGCGCAAAAAAACAAATTGCAGGCCGAACTTGATTTTGTAGATATTCAGTTGAAAAATGCAAATGCACAAATCTTACTTTACAAAGCTTTAGGAGGTGGGATGTGA